From the genome of Haladaptatus paucihalophilus DX253, one region includes:
- a CDS encoding ArsR/SmtB family transcription factor, whose amino-acid sequence MCEDSASRKLLSLLGDEHVQAILSVTSEQPMSANELSDACGISLPTVYRRLEELVEHDLLSEQNKIASDGNHYKTYEAAVERIGVRLHQGQFDVDIGEQPPTDAPERFNRLWDDIRGDDS is encoded by the coding sequence GTGTGTGAGGACAGTGCCTCTCGTAAACTCCTATCCCTCCTAGGAGACGAACACGTCCAAGCCATACTATCTGTTACGAGTGAGCAACCCATGTCCGCGAACGAACTGAGTGATGCCTGTGGTATTTCACTACCAACTGTGTATAGACGGCTCGAGGAACTGGTCGAACACGACTTGCTTTCCGAACAGAACAAGATAGCATCCGACGGAAATCACTATAAGACGTACGAAGCGGCAGTAGAGCGGATCGGCGTTCGACTCCATCAGGGTCAGTTTGACGTCGACATCGGAGAACAGCCACCTACCGATGCCCCAGAGCGATTCAATCGGTTGTGGGATGACATCCGAGGGGATGATTCCTAA
- a CDS encoding multicopper oxidase family protein yields MTDDSRLSRRALLRGFGVAGIGALTGCTTSSIPSFDDEKTVSARTTVSGDSDVQATLTASPATVSPSSSSASNWLYNESFPGNELRVTEDEIIRVELQNRLPTETTVHWHGLPVPNQMDGVPNVTQRPIQPDETFTYKFRAKPAGTYFFHSHVELQLDRGLSAPLVIEEKSPHVEYDRDYTVVFDDYLTHAPEPLGGSSSGSGGGGMGGMGGSGMGGMMDDRRPPYAGLLVNGRLPADPTTFDVKEGERVRLRFINSSSATAFRVGIAGHKLQISHADGQPVDTVPVDSFVFGAGERYDAIIEATNPGAWEIRGEAVDGDEQPARAVLRYENSSESPAGLSSWGRTLQYSDLRAMQLPKQLRGSPDRTFDLTLSPEMGGSYGWLIDGQAYPDADPLHIREGEHVRVRMTNRSPVLHPMHLHGHFFRVGDAMKDTVIVPGHMGSVTFDFLADNPGNWLFHCHNLYHLESGMARIIKYVRE; encoded by the coding sequence ATGACGGACGACTCACGTCTCTCTCGACGCGCACTCCTCCGTGGATTTGGTGTCGCGGGAATCGGGGCCCTCACTGGTTGTACTACCAGTTCTATCCCGTCGTTCGACGACGAAAAGACGGTCTCCGCACGGACCACAGTGTCGGGCGATTCGGACGTGCAGGCCACACTGACAGCTTCCCCTGCTACCGTGTCTCCTTCCTCTTCTTCGGCATCGAACTGGCTGTACAACGAATCGTTCCCTGGTAACGAACTCCGAGTCACCGAAGACGAAATCATTCGCGTCGAGTTGCAGAACCGTCTCCCCACGGAAACAACGGTGCACTGGCACGGCCTCCCCGTCCCTAACCAAATGGACGGCGTGCCGAACGTGACCCAACGGCCGATCCAGCCGGACGAGACGTTTACGTACAAATTCCGGGCGAAACCGGCGGGAACGTACTTCTTCCACAGCCACGTCGAACTCCAACTCGACCGCGGGCTATCTGCACCACTCGTAATCGAAGAGAAATCGCCACATGTCGAGTACGACCGAGACTACACCGTCGTGTTCGACGACTATCTGACCCACGCACCCGAACCGCTCGGAGGATCGTCGAGCGGTAGCGGTGGTGGCGGGATGGGCGGTATGGGTGGCAGTGGAATGGGTGGTATGATGGATGACCGACGCCCACCGTACGCCGGCTTGCTCGTAAACGGTCGTCTACCAGCAGATCCCACCACATTCGACGTCAAGGAGGGAGAACGGGTCCGCCTACGCTTTATTAATTCCAGCAGTGCGACTGCATTCCGTGTCGGAATTGCCGGGCATAAACTACAGATATCGCACGCCGACGGGCAACCCGTTGACACCGTTCCGGTCGATTCGTTCGTTTTCGGTGCCGGCGAACGCTACGATGCCATCATCGAAGCGACGAATCCCGGTGCATGGGAAATACGAGGAGAGGCAGTCGATGGCGACGAACAGCCAGCTCGTGCGGTCCTCCGGTATGAAAATTCGTCAGAGTCTCCAGCCGGTCTCAGCTCGTGGGGGCGGACGCTCCAATATAGCGATCTGCGAGCAATGCAGCTCCCGAAGCAACTCCGTGGAAGCCCCGACCGGACGTTTGACTTGACGCTGTCGCCTGAGATGGGTGGTTCGTATGGCTGGCTCATCGATGGACAAGCATATCCCGACGCTGATCCGCTACACATCCGGGAAGGCGAACACGTCCGCGTGAGGATGACGAATCGGAGTCCGGTGCTTCATCCGATGCACCTCCACGGGCATTTCTTCCGGGTCGGAGACGCAATGAAGGACACGGTTATCGTGCCGGGTCACATGGGGTCGGTGACGTTCGACTTCCTCGCAGACAATCCCGGAAACTGGTTGTTCCACTGTCACAACCTCTATCACTTAGAATCCGGGATGGCCCGTATTATTAAATACGTCAGGGAATAG
- a CDS encoding DUF7521 family protein: MHAGLIVAKIIVIILGVLIALQSYRAYRRYDNQPMLFLAIGFVMISIGAVIEGILFDIANVSIFYSGMIQSIIVIVGMGFVLYSLYYQPT; this comes from the coding sequence ATGCACGCTGGACTCATCGTGGCGAAAATCATCGTAATAATACTTGGAGTTCTCATTGCACTCCAAAGCTATCGTGCGTACAGGCGATACGACAATCAACCGATGCTCTTCCTCGCAATCGGGTTTGTGATGATCAGCATCGGTGCCGTAATCGAAGGGATACTGTTCGACATCGCCAACGTGTCGATTTTCTATTCTGGAATGATTCAGTCGATAATCGTCATCGTTGGAATGGGTTTCGTCCTCTATTCTCTCTACTATCAACCAACGTAG